The following is a genomic window from SAR202 cluster bacterium.
AGGCGCTCCCGGCTCTTCGCGTTCTGGGCCAGGTGCAGAACACGTACATTACCGCCGAAGGGCCGGACGGCATGTACCTGATCGACCAGCACGCGGCGCACGAGCGCGTGCTCTTCGAGCGGGTCCGCGCGGAGAATCTCGCCAGATCGCCCAGGGTACAGGGACTGATGGAGCCGGTGACGGTGGACCTGGACCCGCGCAAGCACGAAATAGTGGCGGCCCATATCGAGGTTGTGTCAGGGCTGGGCTACCAGATCGAGTCCTTCGGCGGGCGGTCGTGGCTGATTCGCGGGGTGCCTGCAATACTCAAGAACGAGGACGCGACGGCCGGCCTGCTGGAAGTGCTGGACATGATGGCGGAAGGCGGAGGGTACCAGTCGTGGGAGGACCGCGCCGCGTACTCAATCGCCTGCCACGGCGCTATACGCGCCGGGAAGACGCTGACGGCGCAGGAGATGAGCGAGATGGTGCGATTGCTGGAGCAGTGCCAGCAGCCGCACACCTGCCCCCACGGCCGCCCCACGATGGTGCACATGAGCTCGGCGCGGCTGGAGCAGGAGTTCGGACGCAGGGGCTGAAACAGATGACGCCCCGGCATCCGGTCCCTTCCAGGTCACTTCGGGGATGCACACTTTGGCGGGGTTTGGGGGAACGCCGCCTGGAGGGAAGCCAGGATGCCGGGGCGTCTGTTACGCTGCGGGCTGCTCAGAAGCCCATCGCGTGTTAGGGTTAATACTAGAACAGAACGCTTGTACTTGTCAAGCCCCTGCAGGTGTCCGTTGACACACTGACCTGTTTTCCCTGATTTCCTTTTCAGAACAGGATCCTATCCTTTACATATTTTGGAAAGGGCCCATATAATCGAACATATTGTTACCTGTATCAACGCGGAGCAGACGAAGTGGCTGTCGTACCCATAATCAGGTTCCCGAACGGCGTCCTCAGAGAAAAGGCCAAGAAGGTCAAGAAGATCGACAAGTCGGTCGACCGGCTTATCGAGGACATGATCGACACGCTGGAGGACGCCGGAGGCGTGGGCCTGGCCGCAAACCAGGTCGGAGTTCTGCGCCGCGTCATCGTCATCCACTTGCCTGAAGAGGAAGAGCCGCGCGTGTACATCAACCCGGAGATCACCCACAAGGAAGGCCGGCGCGACGTAACGGAAGGCTGCCTCAGCGTCCCCGGCTTCTCGGGCCTTATTACGCGCGCCATCTGGGTGAAGGCGCAGGGCATGGACCGTCAGTGGAAGCTGGTGCGCCTGAAGGCGGACGGCCTCCTGGCGCAGGCGCTGGAGCACGAGATAGACCACCTCAACGGTATCCTTTACCTGGATCACATCACCAGCCACGAGAACCTGATCAAGCACGAGCCCGAGCCGGAGGAAGCCGCCGGCGCCGAGGATGAAGAGCAGCCCGCCGCACAGGCCCAACCGGAGACCGCCGGCATATAGCCGCGGCCTCTTATGAGCAACCCAGCCCGCCCCACTCTCCCCCTTTACGAAGCCCTGGCGCTGCTCCCTGAACACACCCGCGAAATCAGCCGCCTCCTCCACGGAATGGGTGCGGAAGCCTACATCGTCGGAGGCGCCGTCCGCGACTTACTCATGGGCAGGCGCCCTCACGACCTGGATATCGCAGTGCGCGGCGACTCCCGCGCACTGGCGGAGGCCATTGCCGCACGCTTCGGCGGGCACGCCATTCTTATGGACCGCGAGCGTGGAATCGTCCGCGTTACGGTGCACCTCGGCGATCAAGTGCACACGGTGGACATCAACCCGTACGTGCAGTCGATCGACGCAGACCTCGCGAGACGCGATTTCGCAATCAATGCCATGGCCGTAAGGCTGTCCGGCGACGGCGCATATTCGGAGCTGCTGGACCCGTATGGCGGCGTGCGCGACCTTGCGGCAGGACTCGTTCGCGCTGTTCAACCTGGCATCTTTGCAGCCGACCCCGCGCGGCTGATGCGGGCGCCGCGTCTGGCCGCCCAGCTTGGCTTTGCAATAGAGTCTGCTACTGACGCCGCGATCATCAGTCATGCCCCCCTCATTTCCACAATTGCCCCGGAGCGGGTGCGTGACGAACTGCTCAAACTGCTGGCGGCGCCGGGAGCAAAGGACTCGGTCATACTGCTGGACCGCCTGCAACTCCTGGGCGTCATCATTCCGGAGATCTACGAAGGACGTGGCGTGACACAGCCGGCCGAGCACTATTGGGATGTATTCACGCACAATGTAGAGACCGTAGGCCAGGTGGAGCGGGTGGTGACGGCGCCGGCAGGCTCAGCGCCGGATCTGGCGTTCGTGCCGCGATTTGACGGAATAGCGGAACACTTCGGAAGTGAGATTTCGGACGGACACACCCGCCTGACTCTGCTAAAATTGGCTGGTTTGCTTCACGACGTCGCCAAACCGGACACGAGGACCGTCGAGCCCGGCGGGCGCATTCGCTTCCTGGGCCACCACCTCGCCGGAGCAGAGATAACAGTGCGAATACTCGGCAGGCTGCGCGTCGGCCACAAAGGCGTCGCGCACGTGCGCGACATGGTGGAGAGCCACCTGCGGCCAAGCCAGATGGCGCAGCCCGGAAATCTGCCGACACCCCGCGCTACGTACAGGTACTACAGGGACATCGGCGACGCGGCTATCGACACACTGTACCTTAATATGGGAGACTATCTCGCAGCGCGCGGCCCAACCCTCAAGACCGATGACTGGCGACGCCATTGCACCGTCATTAGCCACATCCTCAAGGATGCATCCCCTCGCACCAGCGTAGAAAAATGGCCAACACTGGTCGACGGCCGCGATATAATAGGTACTTTCGCCATTCAGCCGGGGCCGGAGGTGGGCCGCCTCCTGGAGATAGTCCGAGAGGCGCAGGCTACCGGCGAGATAACAACCCGAGAAGATGCCCTTACATTGATCAAATCTAGTTTGCGTTCTGGAGGCAACGGTGCGTAGATACGCCCGGACTTTAGGAATAATCATCGTGTTGGTAGTAGCATCCCTCTTGATTCTGGGTTTCCAGACCTTCAAGATCGGGAACTTCATTCGCGGCGGCGACACGCCGTTGGGGTTGACCCTCGGGCTCGACCTCCAGGGCGGTAGCCACCTCGTCTACCAGGCCAGCCTCACAGACGAAGCCACTGGCCAGCCAATTATCCCGACCGCGGACCAGATGGAGGCGCTCAAGAAGACTATCGAGCGCCGCGTCAACTCCTCCGGCCTGGGAGAGCCGAATATCCAAATACTTGGTGACGACCGCCTGCTCATCCAGATGCCGGGCGTTACCGACCCGGACCGCGCCAAGCAGCTCATCGGTGAGACGGCGCGCCTGGAGTTCCGCCACCGACAACTCGAGGTGGCCCGGGCTATTGCGGGCCTTACCCAGGAAGACATCGTTGCCGTCCGCGTAGTGGACGCGGCCGCTCCGGTGGCGACGACAACCACGTCCGTAGAGTCCGCCACAAGCACGGATTCGAATGCGACAAGCACGGACTCCACAGCGACCAGCACCGAGCCGGTTATCACTACGCCGCCGGTCCCGGAGCCGAGGCTGGAGATAGACTTTACGGAAGCGGGCGCCACGGCCTTCGCCGCGGCCCTTGCGGAGATGGTCCGGAGCCTGGAGATCGTCCCCGGCAACCCGTCCGTCTACCCTACCCAGCTGACGATAGCCGTTGAGGGCAGCGACCAGCCCGCTCTGAACATCCCGTCCAGCCGCGTGCTGATACAGCCGGGCGGGTTCTCCATCCCGCTCGGCGGCGACCCTTACATTCGACGGGTCCCGAACACCAACACGTTCAGGGTCAACCTGATCGCCGGCCTGACGGACATGACCGAGGCGCAGCAGCGCTTCGGCAACAACCCCACGCTGAACCTCGGCCTGCTGATGGGCAAACTGGACGAGAGCGTGGGGCTTACGGGCGACGACCTGTCGCGCGCATACCCAGGCCAGCACGCCCAGACCAACCGGCCTATCGTGAACATCGAGTTCACGCCGGACGGCGCGAAGAAGTTCGCGGAGATAACCGGCAGGATCGCCGGCACGCAGGACCTGCTCGCCATTTACCTGGATGAAGAGGAACTGATCGCTCCTTCCGTCAACCAGGCCATCACCGGCGGCTCGGCATTCATCGAGGGCCAGGACTTCACTATCCAGCGCGTGCGCGACATCGCGCTGCTGCTTGAGTCCGGCCGCCTCCCTATACCGATCAACCTGATCCAGGAGCGCGAAGTAGACGCCATCCTGGGTAAGGACTCGCTTGAGAAGAGCCTGGTTGCGGGATGGGTGGGCCTGGCGCTGGTGATGCTCTTCATGGTCCTGTACTACCGCGTGCCCGGCTTCGTGGCCTCGCTGGCGCTTGTCGTGTACACGATTCTGCTGCTGGCGATCTTCAAGCTCTTCAACGTGACGCTCACCCTGTCCGGCGTGGCCGCCACCATCCTGTCGATAGGTATGGCGGTGGACGCGAACGTGCTGATATTCGAGCGTATGAAGGAAGAGCTCAGGGCCGGCAGGACAATGCTGGCGGCCATCAATATCGGCTTCAACCGCGCATGGTCCGCAATCCTGGACTCCAACGTTTCGACCCTGATTACCTGCGCAATCCTGTACTGGTTCGGCGATGCCCTTGCAGCGCCGCTGGTTATGGGCTTCGCTCTCAACCTGGCCATAGGCGTGGCACTCTCAATGTTCACTGCAGTTATCGTGAGCCGCACGTTCATGCGGTTCATCGTTGCAACGCCTCTCGGCAAGAAATATGGCCTGTTCGTCCCGTCGGCTGCCAAGCAGCTTCCGCAGAACCAGAAGCCGGCCGCCGCCGCGGACGCAAGGAGCTAAGCCGATGAACTTCATGAAGTACCGCAAGTTCTACTACGCGTTCTCGATATTGCTCACAGTGGTAGGCATTCTGTTCCTCGTTATGAACAAGGGTCTGAACCGGGGCATCGACTTCACGGGCGGCACGGCCATGACCCTTCAGATGGCTGATCCGGTAACCCAGGAGCAGCTGCGTGTGAAGCTGGCCGAAATCGGACACCCCTCCGCCATCGTCCA
Proteins encoded in this region:
- a CDS encoding CCA tRNA nucleotidyltransferase, with translation MSNPARPTLPLYEALALLPEHTREISRLLHGMGAEAYIVGGAVRDLLMGRRPHDLDIAVRGDSRALAEAIAARFGGHAILMDRERGIVRVTVHLGDQVHTVDINPYVQSIDADLARRDFAINAMAVRLSGDGAYSELLDPYGGVRDLAAGLVRAVQPGIFAADPARLMRAPRLAAQLGFAIESATDAAIISHAPLISTIAPERVRDELLKLLAAPGAKDSVILLDRLQLLGVIIPEIYEGRGVTQPAEHYWDVFTHNVETVGQVERVVTAPAGSAPDLAFVPRFDGIAEHFGSEISDGHTRLTLLKLAGLLHDVAKPDTRTVEPGGRIRFLGHHLAGAEITVRILGRLRVGHKGVAHVRDMVESHLRPSQMAQPGNLPTPRATYRYYRDIGDAAIDTLYLNMGDYLAARGPTLKTDDWRRHCTVISHILKDASPRTSVEKWPTLVDGRDIIGTFAIQPGPEVGRLLEIVREAQATGEITTREDALTLIKSSLRSGGNGA
- the def gene encoding peptide deformylase, with protein sequence MAVVPIIRFPNGVLREKAKKVKKIDKSVDRLIEDMIDTLEDAGGVGLAANQVGVLRRVIVIHLPEEEEPRVYINPEITHKEGRRDVTEGCLSVPGFSGLITRAIWVKAQGMDRQWKLVRLKADGLLAQALEHEIDHLNGILYLDHITSHENLIKHEPEPEEAAGAEDEEQPAAQAQPETAGI
- the secD gene encoding protein translocase subunit SecD, yielding MEATVRRYARTLGIIIVLVVASLLILGFQTFKIGNFIRGGDTPLGLTLGLDLQGGSHLVYQASLTDEATGQPIIPTADQMEALKKTIERRVNSSGLGEPNIQILGDDRLLIQMPGVTDPDRAKQLIGETARLEFRHRQLEVARAIAGLTQEDIVAVRVVDAAAPVATTTTSVESATSTDSNATSTDSTATSTEPVITTPPVPEPRLEIDFTEAGATAFAAALAEMVRSLEIVPGNPSVYPTQLTIAVEGSDQPALNIPSSRVLIQPGGFSIPLGGDPYIRRVPNTNTFRVNLIAGLTDMTEAQQRFGNNPTLNLGLLMGKLDESVGLTGDDLSRAYPGQHAQTNRPIVNIEFTPDGAKKFAEITGRIAGTQDLLAIYLDEEELIAPSVNQAITGGSAFIEGQDFTIQRVRDIALLLESGRLPIPINLIQEREVDAILGKDSLEKSLVAGWVGLALVMLFMVLYYRVPGFVASLALVVYTILLLAIFKLFNVTLTLSGVAATILSIGMAVDANVLIFERMKEELRAGRTMLAAINIGFNRAWSAILDSNVSTLITCAILYWFGDALAAPLVMGFALNLAIGVALSMFTAVIVSRTFMRFIVATPLGKKYGLFVPSAAKQLPQNQKPAAAADARS